A genome region from Columba livia isolate bColLiv1 breed racing homer chromosome 2, bColLiv1.pat.W.v2, whole genome shotgun sequence includes the following:
- the TMEM158 gene encoding transmembrane protein 158 — translation MLPLLLPALLAACLPPCQGWSPSAAASGQEEQEQELFLPPVNSSSRTLASVEMDLDGAASKEESGTTSPGTPAASSQEPFPSAPTSSGQQQQQQQQQQRPQPQGQPQPAEDPHCNISVQRQMLSSLLVRWSRPLGIQCDLLLFSTNSHGRAFFSAAFHRVGPPLLIEHLGLAAGGAQQDLRLCVGCSWVRGRRVGRLRGAAPQAPAAAAGASSSLSYPPAAEPGQYWLQGEPLNFCCLDFSLEELKGEPGWRMNRKPIESTLVACFMTLVIIVWSVAALIWPVPIIAGFLPNGMEQRRSTAAGTTAAAAK, via the coding sequence ATGCTGCCGCTGCTACTCCCGGCATTGCTGGCCGCCTGCCTGCCGCCCTGCCAGGGCTGGAGCCCCTCGGCGGCTGCGagcgggcaggaggagcaggagcaagAGCTCTTCTTGCCCCCTGTCAACTCCTCCTCTCGCACCTTGGCCAGCGTCGAGATGGACCTCGATGGGGCAGCAAGCAAGGAGGAAAGTGGCACCACCAGCCCGGGCACGCCGGCTGCCTCTAGCCAAGAGCCGTTCCCCTCCGCTCCCACCTCctccgggcagcagcagcagcaacagcagcaacagcagcgtCCCCAGCCGCAGGGACAGCCGCAGCCCGCCGAGGACCCGCACTGCAATATCAGCGTGCAGCGGCAGATGCTGAGCTCGCTGCTGGTGCGCTGGAGCCGCCCGCTGGGCATCCAGTGCGacctcctgctcttctccaccAACAGCCACGGGCGGGCCTTCTTCTCCGCCGCCTTCCACCGCGTGGGGCCACCGCTCCTCATCGAGCACCTGGGGCTGGCGGCCGGCGGCGCCCAGCAGGACTTGCGCCTCTGCGTGGGCTGCAGCTGGGTGCGGGGGAGACGGGTCGGGCGCCTGCGGGGCGCCGCTCCCCAAgcccccgctgccgccgccggggCCTCCTCCTCGCTCTCCTACCCGCCGGCGGCGGAGCCCGGCCAGTATTGGCTGCAAGGGGAGCCGCTGAATTTCTGCTGCCTGGatttcagcctggaggagctgAAGGGAGAGCCGGGTTGGCGGATGAACCGCAAGCCCATCGAGTCTACCTTGGTAGCTTGTTTCATGACTCTGGTCATCATCGTGTGGAGCGTGGCCGCCCTCATCTGGCCGGTGCCCATCATCGCCGGCTTCCTGCCCAACGGCATGGAGCAGCGTCGCAGCACCGCCGCCGGCaccaccgccgccgccgccaaGTAG